In the Nitrospirales bacterium LBB_01 genome, one interval contains:
- a CDS encoding proline--tRNA ligase, translated as MKYSKLLIPTLKETPSEAEAISHILMLRGGYVRQLAAGLYVYMPLFIRVMKKIDTIIRQEMDAIGAQEVSMPVLHPAEVWQKTGRWYDIKDEMFRLKDRTGRDMCLAMTHEEIMTWLASREIRSYRDLPQMWYQIQTKLRDEARPKSGILRTREFIMKDSYSFDVDTDGLNTSYELHAEAYKKIYARCGLKFYVVDSDPGMMGGATAHEYMAPSAAGEDAAAICSACGYAANVELAESVSQAVEFKESAFEEVFTPEKRTVEEVSQFLGLSAYNFIKTLVLVTKDGPVLALIRGDQELHEKKTERIIGEFRAARKDEIEGIVGVEAGFIGPLGHKIRTIADNALKTGTYVIGANKKDYHVRGLKPGVHFTADYYDLHAAHENDGCPMCGKPLTIERVIEIGNIFKLGTKYSEALNAVFLDKDGVEKPIVMGSYGIGPARIAASAIEQNHDENGIIWPVSIAPFSVVILPLNVNDVPTQKSAEDIYNALVSNSVDVLIDDRDERAGIKFKDADLIGIPLQVVIGPKGLKENVVEIKIRKSKESLKVSPAMVLKTVMELIG; from the coding sequence ATGAAATACTCTAAACTTCTCATTCCAACGCTTAAAGAGACGCCGTCAGAGGCGGAGGCCATAAGTCACATACTGATGCTTCGCGGCGGTTATGTCAGGCAGCTTGCCGCAGGGCTTTACGTGTATATGCCTCTATTTATACGTGTTATGAAAAAAATTGATACGATAATCAGACAGGAGATGGATGCTATAGGCGCTCAGGAGGTCTCCATGCCTGTGCTGCATCCGGCTGAGGTGTGGCAAAAAACAGGCCGCTGGTATGATATTAAAGATGAGATGTTTCGCCTTAAGGACAGAACAGGGCGCGACATGTGCCTTGCTATGACACACGAGGAGATAATGACGTGGCTTGCCTCACGTGAAATCCGCTCCTATCGGGATCTCCCTCAGATGTGGTATCAGATTCAGACCAAGCTTCGTGATGAGGCAAGGCCAAAAAGCGGCATACTGCGCACCCGTGAGTTTATAATGAAAGACAGTTACAGTTTTGATGTTGATACGGATGGCCTAAATACAAGCTATGAGCTTCATGCTGAGGCTTATAAGAAAATTTATGCCCGATGCGGATTGAAATTCTATGTGGTTGACTCTGACCCTGGAATGATGGGAGGCGCTACGGCTCACGAGTATATGGCGCCAAGTGCTGCCGGTGAGGATGCGGCGGCAATTTGCAGTGCCTGCGGATATGCCGCCAATGTTGAGCTTGCAGAATCTGTGTCGCAAGCGGTTGAATTTAAAGAAAGCGCGTTTGAAGAAGTCTTTACGCCTGAGAAAAGAACAGTTGAAGAGGTCTCACAATTTTTAGGGCTTAGTGCGTATAATTTTATAAAGACTCTTGTGCTGGTTACTAAAGATGGCCCAGTGCTAGCTCTAATTAGAGGAGATCAGGAACTCCATGAAAAGAAAACCGAGCGGATAATAGGAGAGTTTAGAGCAGCTCGGAAAGACGAGATAGAAGGGATTGTCGGAGTTGAGGCCGGGTTTATCGGCCCACTTGGGCATAAAATAAGGACAATTGCCGACAATGCGCTTAAAACCGGCACTTATGTAATCGGCGCTAATAAGAAAGACTACCATGTACGTGGTTTAAAGCCTGGTGTTCACTTTACTGCCGACTACTATGACCTCCATGCGGCACATGAAAACGATGGCTGCCCGATGTGCGGCAAACCACTAACAATAGAGCGGGTCATTGAGATAGGAAACATTTTTAAACTTGGCACTAAATACTCAGAAGCGCTTAATGCGGTGTTTCTTGATAAGGACGGAGTGGAAAAACCAATAGTGATGGGTAGCTACGGGATAGGCCCGGCACGCATTGCGGCCTCTGCAATTGAGCAAAACCATGATGAAAACGGTATAATATGGCCTGTTTCCATTGCACCATTTAGCGTTGTGATACTGCCGCTTAATGTTAATGACGTACCAACCCAAAAGTCGGCTGAGGATATTTACAATGCGCTTGTTTCAAACTCTGTGGATGTTCTGATAGATGACAGGGATGAGCGGGCGGGAATTAAGTTTAAGGATGCCGATCTCATTGGAATTCCGCTTCAGGTGGTAATTGGCCCAAAGGGACTCAAAGAAAACGTGGTTGAGATAAAAATCAGGAAATCAAAGGAATCTCTGAAAGTCTCACCGGCTATGGTGCTTAAGACAGTTATGGAGTTGATAGGGTAA
- a CDS encoding phosphatidylserine decarboxylase family protein: MKFAPEGIPFIAVALIVSAVAAFFTFTANRHIVFYLVLMLFCIDITAFMFYFFRDPERVIPQGENIIVSPADGKVIVVSEVFENTVLNDNVRKLSIFMSPLNVHVNRIPYTGTVVNVKRNAGNFFKAFMDEASLTNENVTTTVETDRGTMLIKQIAGSVARRAVCRAAPGDRLLTGDRFGIIKFSSRVDLFLPLSAQIIVKTGDMVRAGETIVATWTQEKER, from the coding sequence ATGAAATTTGCGCCTGAGGGCATACCGTTTATTGCGGTGGCATTGATTGTTTCGGCAGTGGCAGCGTTTTTTACGTTTACTGCAAACAGGCACATAGTGTTTTATCTTGTGTTGATGTTGTTTTGCATTGATATAACGGCATTTATGTTTTATTTTTTCCGTGACCCGGAAAGAGTAATTCCTCAAGGTGAAAACATTATTGTCTCACCTGCTGACGGCAAAGTAATCGTAGTGTCAGAGGTTTTTGAAAACACTGTACTTAACGATAATGTAAGAAAATTAAGCATCTTTATGTCCCCCCTAAATGTCCACGTAAATCGGATTCCATATACCGGAACTGTGGTAAATGTAAAGCGAAATGCTGGAAATTTTTTTAAGGCCTTTATGGATGAGGCCTCACTTACAAATGAAAACGTAACGACCACAGTTGAAACCGACAGGGGCACTATGCTGATAAAACAGATAGCAGGCTCTGTAGCCCGGCGCGCTGTGTGCAGAGCAGCGCCAGGAGACCGTCTTTTGACAGGCGACAGATTTGGCATAATAAAGTTTAGCTCCAGAGTGGATTTATTTTTGCCTCTTTCGGCTCAGATAATAGTCAAGACAGGCGATATGGTAAGAGCCGGTGAAACAATAGTAGCCACATGGACACAAGAGAAGGAGCGCTGA
- the pssA gene encoding CDP-diacylglycerol--serine O-phosphatidyltransferase encodes MKRGVYILPNGLTLVGMFFGFYSIVSSLNGNFVTAGWAILIANIFDGLDGWTARMTNSTSRFGIELDSLSDLVAFGVAPAIMIFTCSLSPFGRIGWAVSFLYVSCGALRLARYNVQMVTAESKHFTGMPIPAAATILSTFVIFYEHMFNDHPHKSYFVLALTIVISLFMISTLRFHGAKEINFKERKPFLFLVAMIITLTVVVMHPPIMLFVLAISYLAWGIIENTYLLYRKKPDKGKTTETTV; translated from the coding sequence ATGAAAAGAGGCGTTTACATTTTACCCAATGGGCTTACTCTGGTTGGGATGTTTTTTGGTTTTTACTCTATAGTGTCTTCATTGAACGGAAACTTTGTGACGGCAGGGTGGGCAATACTGATAGCTAACATTTTTGACGGACTGGACGGCTGGACAGCTCGGATGACCAACAGCACATCACGCTTTGGGATAGAGCTGGACTCACTCTCTGACCTTGTAGCGTTTGGTGTGGCGCCTGCAATTATGATATTTACGTGTTCGTTGTCGCCCTTTGGGCGCATTGGATGGGCGGTGTCGTTTCTTTATGTCAGTTGCGGCGCTCTCAGGCTTGCCCGATATAATGTTCAAATGGTTACTGCTGAGAGTAAACATTTTACCGGTATGCCGATACCTGCTGCAGCCACTATTCTTTCTACATTTGTGATTTTCTACGAACACATGTTTAATGACCATCCTCACAAAAGCTATTTTGTACTAGCTCTGACCATAGTAATATCCTTATTTATGATAAGCACCCTCAGATTTCACGGAGCAAAGGAGATTAATTTCAAAGAACGCAAACCGTTTCTTTTCCTTGTTGCCATGATAATCACTCTTACTGTTGTGGTCATGCACCCCCCTATAATGCTTTTTGTCCTTGCAATCAGCTATCTTGCATGGGGGATAATAGAAAATACGTATCTGCTTTACCGTAAAAAACCTGATAAGGGTAAGACAACAGAGACAACAGTGTGA
- a CDS encoding 2-isopropylmalate synthase yields the protein MSKVIKIFDTTLRDGEQSPGAAMSVEQKVQIARQLVRLRVDIIEAGFPISSESDFEAVKRISAELPYVTVAGLARALSGDIDRVAEAIKGRDNGRIHVFLATSDIHLKYKLKMERDEVLKAAVSAVKYARGYTSDVEFSAEDATRSDWDFLCKITEETIKAGATTVNIPDTVGYTVPEEYSELISYLFNKVPNIDKAVISVHCHNDLGLAVANSLSAVLKGAGQVECTINGIGERAGNAAMEEIVMALKTRPAFFNADTNIVTGEIYKTSRLVSKITGMTVQPNKAIVGDNAFAHESGVHQDGYLKERSTYEVLKPEDVGIPKSKLILGKLSGRHALKDRLLELGYALNDLELDKAFERFKMLSNQKRHIFDEDLEALVVEGTSRLYEVFCLTHLYTSGGTDKKPIALIKLTINGNEYEKECDGDGPVDAAYRAIGELTKTKSTLNKFEIKSITGGTDALGEVVVTLEEDGRVVRGSASDPNIIVASAKAYINALNKLEEKKINVKKGV from the coding sequence ATGTCCAAAGTAATCAAAATATTTGACACCACGTTAAGGGACGGGGAGCAGTCTCCGGGGGCCGCTATGAGTGTTGAGCAAAAGGTACAGATAGCGCGTCAACTTGTGCGCCTGAGGGTGGATATAATAGAGGCTGGATTTCCCATATCCTCGGAGAGTGATTTTGAAGCGGTAAAACGCATATCAGCAGAGCTGCCCTACGTAACTGTGGCTGGGCTTGCCAGAGCGCTTAGCGGCGATATCGACAGGGTGGCAGAGGCGATAAAGGGCAGAGATAACGGCAGAATTCACGTTTTCCTTGCCACAAGCGATATCCACCTTAAGTACAAACTTAAAATGGAAAGAGATGAGGTGCTTAAGGCGGCAGTAAGCGCCGTAAAATACGCCAGAGGTTACACATCAGATGTGGAATTTTCCGCAGAAGACGCTACCCGCTCCGATTGGGATTTTCTCTGTAAGATAACCGAGGAGACCATAAAGGCAGGCGCAACAACCGTAAACATACCGGATACGGTGGGTTACACCGTGCCGGAGGAGTATAGCGAGTTAATTTCATATCTGTTTAACAAGGTGCCCAATATTGATAAAGCTGTGATTTCCGTTCATTGTCATAACGATCTGGGACTGGCTGTTGCAAACTCGCTCTCGGCTGTGCTAAAGGGGGCAGGGCAGGTGGAGTGCACAATAAATGGAATTGGCGAGAGGGCAGGGAATGCCGCAATGGAGGAAATTGTGATGGCACTGAAAACCCGCCCTGCGTTTTTCAATGCTGACACTAATATTGTTACCGGTGAAATATACAAAACAAGCCGTCTGGTGTCTAAGATAACCGGCATGACAGTGCAGCCCAATAAGGCGATAGTGGGAGACAATGCGTTTGCCCATGAATCGGGTGTGCATCAGGATGGGTATTTAAAAGAGCGCTCAACGTATGAGGTACTTAAACCTGAAGACGTTGGAATCCCTAAGAGTAAGCTGATATTGGGAAAACTTTCGGGCAGACATGCGCTTAAAGACCGCCTCTTAGAACTTGGGTATGCTTTGAACGATTTAGAACTTGACAAGGCTTTTGAGAGATTTAAAATGCTTTCCAACCAAAAGCGCCACATATTTGATGAGGACCTTGAAGCTCTGGTAGTTGAGGGCACAAGCAGACTATATGAGGTTTTTTGCCTTACGCACCTTTACACATCAGGTGGAACGGATAAAAAGCCGATAGCGCTGATAAAACTTACAATAAACGGCAACGAGTATGAAAAAGAGTGCGATGGTGACGGGCCTGTTGACGCCGCATACAGAGCTATCGGGGAATTAACGAAAACAAAGAGCACTTTAAATAAATTTGAGATAAAGAGTATAACTGGCGGAACTGACGCTCTGGGCGAGGTGGTTGTTACTTTGGAGGAGGATGGCAGAGTAGTCAGGGGGAGCGCTTCAGACCCTAACATAATTGTCGCCTCAGCTAAAGCATACATAAATGCCCTCAATAAGCTTGAGGAGAAAAAAATAAACGTTAAGAAGGGTGTTTAA
- a CDS encoding DUF2752 domain-containing protein — MPYLREIKLYDIIITVSVISVLVFLYCFTPEKTLSWLKCPFLWFTGFYCPGCGSLRATHQLLHGHILNAIRYNHLLVLTAPFLVCAFASRMSVLLRGKPFFNIFIPSGWINALVIYIVLFWFLRNLHFYPLTLLAPK, encoded by the coding sequence GTGCCTTATTTAAGGGAAATTAAACTCTATGATATTATAATTACAGTTTCTGTTATATCGGTTTTAGTTTTCTTATACTGCTTTACACCTGAGAAGACTCTGAGTTGGTTAAAATGCCCGTTTCTTTGGTTTACCGGTTTTTACTGCCCCGGATGCGGCTCTCTCAGGGCAACTCATCAATTACTGCACGGGCATATTTTAAACGCTATAAGATATAATCATCTGTTGGTTTTGACAGCCCCTTTTTTAGTCTGTGCGTTTGCATCCAGAATGAGCGTTCTTCTGCGAGGTAAGCCTTTTTTTAATATTTTCATACCGTCAGGTTGGATTAACGCATTAGTTATCTACATCGTACTGTTTTGGTTTTTAAGAAACCTGCACTTTTATCCGCTTACTCTGCTTGCGCCGAAATGA
- a CDS encoding CD225/dispanin family protein, whose product MAQTIPNYLVYSILVTLFCCLPTGIVAIVYSSQVSGKVASGDFQGAVVSSKKAKTWCWVSFGIGIVVTIAGVGLGIISALFKGN is encoded by the coding sequence ATTGCTCAAACCATACCTAATTATCTGGTGTATTCCATACTGGTTACACTCTTTTGTTGTTTACCGACAGGGATTGTGGCAATAGTCTATTCTTCTCAGGTAAGTGGAAAGGTGGCTTCAGGTGATTTTCAGGGAGCAGTTGTCTCATCAAAAAAAGCAAAAACTTGGTGTTGGGTATCTTTTGGTATAGGGATAGTTGTTACAATTGCCGGTGTTGGTTTAGGAATAATAAGTGCCTTATTTAAGGGAAATTAA
- a CDS encoding ABC transporter permease, with the protein MYNNNCGLLIKIIDDGVGIDMFKEILQYRELLYMLTLRDIKIRYKQSVMGFLWAFFLPMVIVASGFVVRAAFSLTSGKPLQYQSLAAMSVKSIHWSLFINSIRFATNSLIQNGRLIVHIYFPREILPLSSVLVNLFDFFIPLIVIMCVFAVTGVGISIYTLWFPVLLIMYIMLIVGAGLLLSCANLFFRDVKYIVEVALTFGIFFTPVFYDASMFGKWENILLLNPVGSILECISRVCLYHQSPNAFWFCYCALWSAGIFYIGLRVFHKAESFFSEIL; encoded by the coding sequence ATGTATAATAACAACTGCGGACTTCTTATAAAAATAATTGACGATGGTGTTGGAATAGATATGTTTAAAGAAATACTGCAATACAGGGAGCTTCTTTACATGCTTACTCTGAGGGATATAAAAATCCGGTACAAGCAGTCTGTGATGGGTTTTTTGTGGGCGTTTTTTCTTCCTATGGTAATTGTGGCATCGGGGTTTGTCGTCAGAGCCGCTTTTTCTCTAACATCAGGGAAACCTCTGCAATATCAGAGCTTAGCAGCTATGTCAGTTAAATCCATTCACTGGTCACTCTTTATAAATTCAATCCGCTTTGCCACAAACAGCCTAATCCAAAACGGGAGGCTCATTGTCCACATATACTTTCCGCGTGAGATATTGCCCCTGTCCTCGGTTTTGGTTAATCTTTTTGATTTTTTTATCCCGCTTATTGTGATAATGTGCGTTTTTGCAGTAACAGGAGTTGGGATAAGTATCTACACTCTGTGGTTTCCCGTTTTACTTATCATGTATATAATGTTGATAGTGGGAGCCGGACTGCTTTTGTCTTGTGCTAATTTGTTTTTCAGAGATGTAAAGTACATTGTTGAGGTGGCGTTAACCTTTGGGATATTTTTTACGCCTGTATTTTATGACGCCTCCATGTTTGGTAAATGGGAAAATATCTTATTGCTAAATCCGGTTGGAAGCATCCTTGAGTGCATAAGCCGTGTGTGCCTATATCACCAAAGCCCCAATGCGTTTTGGTTTTGTTATTGCGCTTTGTGGTCGGCTGGGATTTTCTATATAGGTCTTAGGGTTTTCCACAAGGCGGAGTCCTTCTTTTCGGAGATTTTGTAG
- a CDS encoding ABC transporter ATP-binding protein, whose product MSDKALECTNVSKSFKKGERFNSLRDLLPGALKSFFSRGSQLRQGEFWALKDISFEVARGEAFGIIGPNGAGKSTLLKLIAKILVPNTGSIKVSGRLAALIELGAGFHPDLTGRENIYLNGAILGMKKREIDCRFENIVEFSDLSGFLDTPLRYYSSGMFARLGFAVATHVDADILLIDEVLSVGDAGFQVKCISKMHELIANGKTVVFISHNVRQVARLCTKVLVLSKGEMAALTSADEAINLYYSLVSGTSSKDGESQDKAITVTPTDALCNPVESVPFGENISLLVRCTLPAGFPKSYLIIKVGNHYGVDFLSFNSERAGIEICSGTMELFCQIENPRLLPNRYRITAWLMDTLTGQVIDYFLHQGRDLIIEPPVAELLKTLPNPEATVFDSTYTWTVVKSKTV is encoded by the coding sequence ATGTCTGATAAAGCATTAGAGTGCACCAATGTGAGTAAGAGTTTCAAAAAAGGTGAGAGGTTTAACTCGCTGAGGGATTTGCTGCCTGGAGCCTTAAAGAGTTTTTTTTCACGAGGCAGCCAATTGCGGCAAGGTGAGTTTTGGGCGCTTAAGGACATATCGTTTGAAGTAGCGCGTGGTGAGGCATTTGGCATAATAGGGCCAAACGGAGCCGGTAAGAGCACCTTGTTAAAACTGATTGCCAAAATACTTGTACCAAACACTGGCTCAATAAAAGTGTCGGGGAGACTTGCGGCACTAATTGAGCTTGGCGCCGGGTTTCATCCAGACCTTACAGGCCGTGAGAATATTTATCTTAACGGCGCTATACTTGGAATGAAAAAACGTGAAATAGACTGCAGATTTGAAAACATTGTGGAATTTTCAGATCTATCGGGTTTTTTGGACACTCCGCTAAGATACTATTCAAGCGGCATGTTTGCCCGCCTTGGGTTTGCTGTTGCCACTCACGTGGATGCCGATATTTTGCTTATTGATGAGGTGTTAAGTGTCGGGGATGCCGGTTTTCAGGTAAAGTGCATTTCTAAGATGCACGAGTTGATAGCAAATGGGAAAACCGTGGTGTTTATAAGTCATAATGTTAGGCAAGTGGCAAGGCTGTGCACCAAAGTGCTTGTGCTGTCTAAAGGTGAAATGGCGGCGCTTACAAGCGCAGATGAAGCTATAAATCTCTACTATAGTCTTGTTAGCGGCACATCTTCAAAAGACGGCGAATCGCAGGACAAAGCCATCACAGTTACCCCAACCGATGCGCTGTGTAATCCTGTTGAGTCGGTACCGTTTGGGGAAAATATAAGTCTTCTTGTAAGATGCACTTTGCCTGCGGGTTTTCCAAAGTCATATCTTATCATAAAAGTAGGCAACCACTATGGAGTTGATTTTCTGTCGTTTAATTCTGAAAGAGCAGGGATAGAGATTTGTTCCGGCACGATGGAGCTTTTTTGTCAGATAGAAAATCCCAGACTTCTGCCTAACCGTTACAGAATAACCGCATGGCTAATGGACACACTGACTGGACAGGTGATAGATTACTTCTTACATCAGGGGAGAGACCTGATAATTGAGCCTCCCGTAGCCGAACTATTAAAAACACTCCCTAACCCCGAAGCCACAGTGTTTGATTCAACCTACACGTGGACTGTGGTGAAATCTAAAACGGTATAA
- a CDS encoding HD domain-containing protein, whose product MRAAVHYALAAVILSVYSARVCPFCAEVDISKRLLLFTVSLGTVFLLRKILLKYGFLGRKFISQLKRQIALDYVFFVLSALSVAIYNFYVYGFPVGSGLKILVGALTLGFYAAIDLGLERERIINHEIKQTGKDIDVTDDFMQLTTKIIIAATLNMLFMMLVVFLIIQRNFDLFSNNTESVSSIFTKKVLVETAFVVVIILIENINLIISHTTNLKLFFDIENNVLEAVANGDLNQKVVVSTNDEFGVMATYSNKMIEKLRERTEELQKTRDVTILSLASLAETRDNDTGVHILRTQRYIRELALFLKNNHRFSEYLSDETIELLYKSAPLHDIGKVGIRDAILLKNGKLTDEEFQEMKMHTVLGRDALLKAEMTIGYNSFLDIAKEIVYCHHEKWDGSGYPLGLKGENIPISGRLMALADVYDALITKRVYKDAFSHDVAKEIIIKGRGSHFDPDVTDAFIALERVFISIASTFRDEQ is encoded by the coding sequence ATGAGAGCGGCAGTTCACTATGCGTTGGCAGCTGTAATATTGAGCGTTTATAGCGCACGAGTTTGTCCTTTCTGCGCCGAGGTTGATATTTCAAAACGCTTGCTGTTGTTTACGGTGTCTTTAGGAACAGTGTTTCTTCTTAGAAAAATCTTATTGAAATACGGCTTCTTAGGCCGCAAGTTCATTTCCCAGTTGAAGCGCCAGATTGCTCTTGACTACGTTTTTTTTGTACTCTCAGCACTGAGTGTTGCAATATATAACTTCTATGTTTATGGTTTTCCGGTTGGAAGCGGTTTAAAAATCCTCGTTGGCGCATTGACTCTTGGTTTTTATGCTGCCATTGATCTTGGGCTTGAAAGGGAGAGAATTATAAATCATGAGATAAAGCAAACCGGAAAAGATATAGACGTTACCGATGATTTTATGCAGCTTACCACAAAAATAATCATTGCTGCCACTTTAAATATGTTATTTATGATGCTTGTTGTCTTTTTGATTATTCAACGGAATTTTGACCTGTTTTCGAACAATACAGAGTCAGTTAGTTCTATTTTTACAAAGAAAGTATTGGTTGAAACCGCATTCGTTGTAGTGATTATTCTCATTGAAAACATTAACCTAATAATTTCGCATACTACAAATCTTAAACTGTTCTTCGATATTGAGAACAATGTGCTTGAGGCAGTGGCTAACGGTGATTTAAACCAAAAAGTAGTTGTAAGCACCAATGACGAGTTTGGAGTTATGGCCACGTATTCCAACAAGATGATAGAAAAGCTAAGGGAACGAACAGAAGAATTACAGAAAACCCGTGATGTTACCATTTTGTCGTTGGCAAGCCTTGCCGAGACGAGGGACAATGATACAGGTGTGCATATTCTTCGCACTCAAAGATACATCAGAGAGCTTGCTTTGTTTCTGAAAAATAACCACAGATTTTCCGAGTACCTCTCAGATGAGACTATCGAGCTTTTGTACAAATCCGCTCCACTTCATGATATAGGCAAGGTGGGAATTCGGGACGCAATACTTCTTAAAAACGGTAAGCTCACCGATGAGGAATTTCAGGAGATGAAAATGCACACGGTCTTAGGCAGAGATGCGCTCTTAAAGGCAGAGATGACAATCGGTTACAACTCATTTTTGGACATAGCAAAGGAGATTGTCTACTGTCACCATGAAAAGTGGGATGGCTCCGGCTACCCTCTTGGACTTAAAGGAGAAAATATTCCTATTTCCGGGCGTCTCATGGCGCTTGCCGATGTCTATGACGCCCTTATCACAAAGCGTGTTTATAAGGACGCTTTTTCTCACGACGTTGCTAAAGAAATTATCATAAAAGGACGAGGCAGCCATTTTGACCCCGATGTTACGGATGCGTTCATTGCCCTTGAAAGGGTGTTTATTTCAATAGCCAGTACATTTAGAGATGAACAATAG
- the ccsB gene encoding c-type cytochrome biogenesis protein CcsB encodes MMVFAVSGFTLHTLAILLRFIYGGHMPVANLHEAASLFAWSVVIIFFIIEIKYRVGLLGAFILPLAFILMLSSSILPREINPLSPVLRSSWLWIHTLLAFTGDAAFAVACGIGVMYLIQEHFVKAKKLGGLFHRLPSLRVLDEVNYRLITIGFPLLTLAIITGAVWAEGVWGTFWRWDPKEVWSLITWFFYALIIHLRITAGWHGKRSAIMSVAGFIAVLFTFFGVSILLKSIHEFK; translated from the coding sequence ATGATGGTTTTTGCCGTTTCCGGTTTTACTCTTCACACGCTGGCCATACTCTTGCGCTTTATTTATGGCGGTCATATGCCGGTAGCGAACCTTCATGAGGCAGCCTCGTTGTTTGCATGGAGTGTGGTCATTATATTTTTCATTATAGAGATTAAGTACAGAGTCGGTTTGCTAGGTGCATTTATCTTGCCACTAGCATTTATTTTAATGCTATCCTCCTCTATTCTCCCAAGAGAAATAAACCCTCTGAGCCCTGTGCTCAGAAGTTCATGGCTGTGGATTCACACACTGCTGGCTTTTACCGGAGACGCCGCCTTTGCGGTGGCTTGCGGCATAGGGGTTATGTATTTGATTCAAGAGCATTTTGTTAAAGCCAAGAAATTGGGCGGCCTCTTTCACCGTCTGCCAAGTCTCCGAGTGCTTGACGAGGTCAACTACAGACTGATAACCATCGGGTTTCCCCTGCTTACGCTTGCCATTATAACAGGGGCCGTATGGGCAGAGGGGGTGTGGGGAACGTTTTGGAGATGGGACCCGAAAGAGGTCTGGTCGCTGATTACATGGTTTTTCTATGCACTCATAATACATCTCAGAATTACTGCTGGTTGGCATGGTAAACGCTCTGCAATAATGTCAGTGGCAGGATTTATAGCTGTCTTGTTTACATTTTTTGGTGTAAGCATACTTTTAAAATCAATACACGAGTTTAAATGA